The Fuscovulum sp. sequence CCGGCTTTTGGCGTTAAGACCGGGTACATTTTTGTCTCAATGGAAACGTGATTGATCCATAGGCTCAGCGAGGGATGCCCAAGCCGCTCATGTTGTCCCGCATAGTGCGGGTCGCCTTCCACGTTTCTGCATCTGCCACATCGCCTGGCAACCGAAGTGGCTGTCAGGCATTGGGGCTATGAAGCAGATGGCGGGCGTGTCAACCAGACCCGACGGCATGGGGAACAGGGTGGTTTTTCTGGTCTCCTGCCCTGACCAACGCAATGGTAGCCGAGCCTTTGTCCCGTCCGTCCGTTGTCTGTTTCACCCGCCCGATCTGCAAGATCGGGCGGGTGCCGGTCAGTGATGATGCTCGGGCATCCGGCTAAGTTCATCCTTGGTGTGATTGCTTGTGGCGTGGACGGTGCCGCTCTCGTCGCGCATGAAGGCTAGCTCGCTTGTCATCAGGGCAACTGGTTTCGCGCCGATGCCCAGAAAACCGCCGACATCGACGATGACCTGCGATCCGGCGCCGACACCATGAAGATGCGAAACAGTGCCGATTTTCTCATCATCGCGGCCATAGACTGCAGCATCGGAAATGATGTCGTCGGTCAGTTCGGCATCAGCAAGACGTGTGTGGGTGGAATGGTCCATGAGTTTCGATCTCCTCAAACGGATCCGAGCAATTGCGCTCAGAGGACCAACCCGCAGAACGTGTCCGGGTTCCTTGGATCGGTAGTCCGGCTTGCGGGAACCATCATCGCCCTCCTGCGTTTAAAAACATTCGCATTTCGGGTTCTGGCTCGGAAATCCATGCCATCCGCCGGGTCAAGCCGGAACCAAGAAAAGAGGTCACCGTGCGAGTTTTTCTGCTTTCCCTTGCCGCCATCTGCCTGCTGGCGGGCATTCTTCTTTACTCGCAATGGGGCGAGACAGCGACGGTTGCGGAAGAGCAGGGCTACGGCACGAGCCCCACCTTGCCGGAACCCAACGCAACATTGATCCCTACGGTCAACATAGCGCCTGCAACGACTTGGCCCGAGGGTGCGACACCTGAGGCCGCCGAGGGATTCACGGTGGTTCGTTTTGCTGGCGGTCTTGACCACCCGCGGTGGCTACACGTCCTGCCGAACGGCGACGTGCTTGTTGCTGAAACAAATGCACCGGCAAAGCCACCGGGGGAGTTCAGCCTGCGGGGATGGGTGATGAGCAAGGTGATGGCCAAGGCCGGCGCGAGGGTCCCAAGCGCCAACCGCATCACTTTGCTGCGCGATGCAGACGGGGACGGGGTTGCTGAGATATCCTCGACCTTTCTTGAAAACCTGAACTCACCCTTCGGGATGGCTCTGGTCGGATCAACGCTCTACGTGGCCAACACTGACGCCATCGTTGCCTTCCCCTACACGACCGATGCGACACAGATCACAGAACCAGGCACCGTCATTGCCCCGCTGCCTGCTGGGCCAATCAATCATCATTGGACGAAGGACATCATTGCCAGCCCCGATGGCGGTACATTGTACGCGACCGTTGGCTCTAACAGCAATGTCGGCGAGAACGGAATGGAGAACGAGGAAAGCCGTGCCGCCGTGCTGGAGGTAGACGTGGCTACGGGCGCCACCCGTGTCTTCGCCTCGGGTATCCGCAATCCGAATGGCCTGTCCTGGCAGCCTGACAGCGGTGCCTTATGGGTGGCCGTGAACGAACGCGACGAGATCGGCAGCGACCTTGTGCCCGATTACAT is a genomic window containing:
- a CDS encoding PRC-barrel domain-containing protein; translated protein: MDHSTHTRLADAELTDDIISDAAVYGRDDEKIGTVSHLHGVGAGSQVIVDVGGFLGIGAKPVALMTSELAFMRDESGTVHATSNHTKDELSRMPEHHH
- a CDS encoding sorbosone dehydrogenase family protein codes for the protein MRVFLLSLAAICLLAGILLYSQWGETATVAEEQGYGTSPTLPEPNATLIPTVNIAPATTWPEGATPEAAEGFTVVRFAGGLDHPRWLHVLPNGDVLVAETNAPAKPPGEFSLRGWVMSKVMAKAGARVPSANRITLLRDADGDGVAEISSTFLENLNSPFGMALVGSTLYVANTDAIVAFPYTTDATQITEPGTVIAPLPAGPINHHWTKDIIASPDGGTLYATVGSNSNVGENGMENEESRAAVLEVDVATGATRVFASGIRNPNGLSWQPDSGALWVAVNERDEIGSDLVPDYMTSVQDGGFYGWPYSYYGQTVDTRVDPPRPDLVAAAISPDYALGAHTAPLGLTFNDRDLFPPRYANGAFVGQHGSWNRTPIAGYRVIFVPFADGLPAGPPEPILTGFVDADQKAMGRPVGVAFDTSGALLVADDVGNIIWRVSPTDTAVDPVQSAPAP